One genomic window of Aquisalimonas sp. 2447 includes the following:
- a CDS encoding MIP/aquaporin family protein, whose translation MTPFIGEIIGTMILIIFGGGVVAGVVLNHSKAQAGGWIVITAGWGMAVALAIYAVGDISGAHINPAVTVGLAAIGAFPWADVPAYILAQMIGAFIGACVVFLAYYPHWAATEDQGAKLAVFSTDPAIPHTPGNLLSEIIGTFVLVLGILFIGANEFTEGLNPLIIGLLIFAIGLSLGGPTGYAINPARDLGPRIAHFVLPIAGKGDSNWQYAWIPVIGPLIGGTAGGLFYAFVFEAASPTAMLIALGILAACVVAAFTGLQHAPAVSVRNAAEEHDPGA comes from the coding sequence ATGACACCTTTCATCGGCGAGATCATAGGGACGATGATCCTGATCATTTTCGGCGGCGGCGTGGTCGCCGGCGTGGTGCTGAACCACTCCAAGGCCCAGGCCGGCGGCTGGATCGTGATCACGGCAGGCTGGGGCATGGCAGTGGCATTGGCCATCTACGCCGTCGGCGACATCAGTGGCGCCCACATCAATCCGGCCGTCACCGTGGGGCTGGCCGCCATTGGCGCATTCCCCTGGGCAGACGTGCCCGCCTACATCCTCGCGCAGATGATCGGCGCCTTCATCGGCGCCTGCGTGGTCTTCCTGGCCTACTATCCGCACTGGGCCGCCACGGAGGACCAAGGAGCCAAGCTGGCGGTGTTCAGCACCGATCCGGCCATTCCGCACACGCCGGGCAACCTGCTCTCAGAGATCATCGGCACGTTCGTGCTGGTACTGGGCATCCTGTTCATCGGCGCCAACGAGTTCACCGAAGGACTCAACCCGCTGATCATCGGGCTGCTGATCTTCGCCATCGGCCTGTCCCTGGGTGGACCCACCGGCTACGCCATCAACCCCGCCCGGGACCTGGGGCCGCGTATTGCCCACTTCGTCCTGCCAATCGCCGGCAAGGGTGATTCCAACTGGCAGTACGCCTGGATTCCGGTCATCGGCCCGCTGATCGGCGGGACCGCGGGAGGCCTCTTCTACGCCTTCGTGTTCGAGGCAGCCAGCCCCACCGCCATGCTGATCGCACTGGGGATTCTTGCAGCCTGCGTGGTGGCAGCATTCACCGGCCTGCAGCACGCCCCGGCGGTGAGCGTCCGGAAC